Proteins encoded within one genomic window of Streptomyces rubradiris:
- a CDS encoding TetR/AcrR family transcriptional regulator: MSVDSSSTPGTSRAVLVADAALALLAERGMRGLTHRAVDEAAGLPPGSTSNVARTRQALLELAVRRHAEREARVLALEELPAPGDGPDALAEGLALAVHRSLSRHRDLLIARYELALEATRRPELRAFYDRTGAVFQEQLTALLTAAGSPDPARHVLSLVAWADGLMFSCAAGSFGNRTPGLEEIRAGLRELLAGLLGGADRAGRS, from the coding sequence ATGTCCGTGGACAGCTCCAGTACGCCCGGCACCTCGCGTGCCGTCCTCGTCGCCGACGCCGCCCTCGCCCTGCTCGCCGAGCGCGGCATGCGCGGGCTCACCCACCGGGCGGTGGACGAGGCGGCCGGGCTGCCGCCGGGCTCCACCTCGAACGTGGCCCGCACCCGGCAGGCGCTGCTGGAACTGGCGGTACGACGGCACGCCGAGCGGGAGGCCCGCGTGCTGGCCCTCGAGGAGCTGCCGGCCCCCGGCGACGGGCCGGACGCGCTGGCCGAGGGGCTGGCGCTCGCGGTCCACCGCTCCCTCAGCCGCCACCGGGATCTGCTGATCGCCCGGTACGAACTGGCCCTGGAGGCCACCCGCCGCCCGGAGCTGCGCGCCTTCTACGACCGGACGGGCGCCGTCTTCCAGGAACAGCTGACCGCGCTGCTCACCGCCGCGGGCTCACCCGACCCGGCCCGGCATGTGCTGTCCCTGGTGGCCTGGGCGGACGGGTTGATGTTCTCCTGTGCGGCCGGTTCCTTCGGCAACCGCACTCCGGGCCTGGAGGAGATCCGCGCGGGGCTGCGGGAGCTGCTCGCGGGTCTGCTGGGGGGCGCGGACCGGGCGGGACGCTCCTGA
- the ung gene encoding uracil-DNA glycosylase, with protein MTDIAMLPESWRGVLADELQQPYFKELTEFVEEERAKGPVYPPREEVFAALEATPYDRVKVLVLGQDPYHGEGQGHGLCFSVRPGVKTPPSLRNIYKEMHEELGLPVPDNGYLMPWAEQGVLLLNAVLTVRAGEANSHKGKGWEKFTDAVIRAVASRPDPAVFVLWGNYAQKKLPLIDETRHVVVKGAHPSPLSAKKFFGSRPFTQINEAIAAQGHEPIDWRIPNLG; from the coding sequence GTGACCGACATCGCCATGCTGCCCGAGTCCTGGCGCGGGGTTCTGGCCGATGAACTGCAGCAGCCCTACTTCAAGGAGCTGACCGAGTTCGTCGAGGAGGAGCGGGCGAAGGGCCCCGTCTACCCGCCGCGCGAGGAGGTCTTCGCCGCGCTGGAGGCGACGCCGTACGACCGGGTGAAGGTCCTCGTCCTCGGCCAGGACCCGTACCACGGCGAGGGCCAGGGCCACGGCCTGTGCTTCTCGGTCCGCCCCGGGGTGAAGACCCCGCCGTCGCTGCGGAACATCTACAAGGAAATGCACGAGGAACTGGGCCTGCCCGTCCCGGACAACGGCTATCTGATGCCGTGGGCCGAACAGGGCGTGCTGCTGCTCAACGCGGTCCTCACGGTCCGGGCCGGCGAGGCCAACTCGCACAAGGGCAAGGGCTGGGAGAAGTTCACCGACGCCGTGATCCGCGCGGTGGCCTCCCGCCCCGACCCGGCGGTCTTCGTCCTGTGGGGCAACTACGCGCAGAAGAAGCTCCCGCTGATCGACGAGACCCGGCACGTGGTGGTCAAGGGCGCGCACCCCTCGCCGCTGTCCGCCAAGAAGTTCTTCGGCTCCCGCCCGTTCACGCAGATCAACGAGGCGATCGCCGCGCAGGGACACGAGCCGATCGACTGGCGCATCCCGAACCTGGGCTGA
- a CDS encoding ABC transporter substrate-binding protein, translating into MFYRYRFLRRVAAIASLSLAAGCGLLSDGDPGDQEPIVVGTTSAPSTLDPAGAWDGSWELYRNIFQTLLAYPYGATTPQPDAARTCSFTDSTSRTYRCQLRAGLKFADGDPLTAEAVRHSIDRIRAINAQGGPAGLLGSLDRVETSGDRDIVFHLNKPDATFPFVLATPAMSLVDPDDYPANSLREDTDVHGSGPYELQSYEEGERAVLVRNDNYQGFAKRQNDAVTIRYFEDSAGMVEALRDKRVDVTYRGLAADDIVALQEHDDEELQLVDGAGTDISYLVFNPADPWAGRLAVRRAVAQLVDRGAIAHKVYKDTVDPLYSMVPKGLTGHATGFFDDYGEPSVAKARKILADAGITRRVPLTLWYATDRYGSETGLMFQELKRQLDGSGLFAVTLKSRPWKSYVAGLQKHEYPVFGRGWFPDFPDADNFIAPFVGEHNALGTPYPAKEITGRLLPHARAESDRAETVEDMEAAQRIMVDDARLLPLWQGRQYVAASVDVSGGEQALDPSTIMMMWALHRKTSW; encoded by the coding sequence GTGTTCTACCGGTACCGGTTCCTGCGGAGAGTCGCGGCGATCGCGTCCCTGTCCCTGGCCGCCGGCTGCGGCCTGTTGTCCGACGGCGACCCCGGCGACCAGGAGCCGATCGTCGTGGGTACCACCAGCGCCCCGAGCACGCTGGACCCCGCCGGAGCCTGGGACGGCTCCTGGGAGCTGTACCGCAACATCTTCCAGACGCTCCTCGCCTACCCGTACGGCGCCACCACCCCCCAGCCCGACGCCGCCCGGACCTGCTCCTTCACCGACTCCACGAGCCGCACGTACCGCTGTCAGTTGCGCGCCGGCCTGAAGTTCGCCGACGGCGACCCGCTGACCGCCGAGGCCGTCCGGCACTCCATCGACCGCATCCGCGCCATCAACGCCCAGGGCGGCCCCGCCGGGCTGCTCGGCAGCCTGGACCGGGTGGAGACCTCCGGTGACCGCGACATCGTCTTCCACCTCAACAAGCCCGACGCCACCTTCCCCTTCGTGCTGGCCACCCCCGCCATGTCCCTGGTCGACCCGGACGACTACCCGGCGAACTCCCTGCGCGAGGACACCGACGTGCACGGCTCCGGGCCGTACGAGCTCCAGTCCTACGAGGAGGGGGAGCGGGCCGTCCTGGTCCGCAACGACAACTACCAGGGCTTCGCCAAGCGGCAGAACGACGCGGTGACCATCCGCTACTTCGAGGACTCCGCCGGCATGGTCGAGGCGCTGCGCGACAAGCGCGTGGACGTCACCTACCGCGGACTGGCCGCCGACGACATCGTGGCCCTCCAGGAACACGACGACGAGGAGCTGCAACTGGTCGACGGCGCCGGCACCGACATCAGCTACCTGGTGTTCAACCCCGCGGACCCCTGGGCCGGACGGCTCGCCGTGCGCAGGGCCGTCGCCCAGCTCGTGGACCGGGGCGCGATCGCGCACAAGGTCTACAAGGACACCGTCGACCCGCTGTACTCGATGGTCCCCAAGGGGCTGACCGGCCACGCCACCGGCTTCTTCGACGACTACGGCGAACCGAGCGTCGCCAAGGCCCGCAAGATCCTCGCCGACGCCGGCATCACCCGGCGCGTCCCGCTCACCCTCTGGTACGCCACCGACCGCTACGGCTCCGAGACCGGCCTGATGTTCCAGGAGCTCAAGCGGCAGCTGGACGGCTCCGGCCTGTTCGCCGTCACCCTCAAAAGCCGCCCCTGGAAGAGCTATGTGGCCGGCTTGCAGAAGCACGAGTACCCGGTGTTCGGACGCGGCTGGTTCCCGGACTTCCCCGACGCGGACAACTTCATCGCGCCGTTCGTCGGCGAGCACAACGCGCTCGGCACGCCCTACCCGGCCAAGGAGATCACCGGCCGGCTGCTGCCCCACGCGCGCGCCGAGAGCGACCGCGCCGAAACGGTCGAGGACATGGAGGCCGCCCAGCGGATCATGGTGGACGACGCCCGGCTGCTCCCGCTGTGGCAGGGGCGGCAGTACGTGGCGGCCAGCGTCGACGTCTCCGGCGGCGAACAGGCCCTGGACCCCTCGACGATCATGATGATGTGGGCGCTGCACCGCAAGACCAGCTGGTGA